In Sulfuracidifex metallicus DSM 6482 = JCM 9184, a single window of DNA contains:
- a CDS encoding mRNA surveillance protein pelota — protein sequence MRILEFNEKQDSLTIHVENEDDLWLLYTMLKKDDEVVAKTLRDVSIGDNSRRVPMIIRLKVERKEFQEFTTRLRIHGIVLDAPERYSVKGSHHTINLDIGDDITIIRKWEKYDLDKIYKHAQKKSRILISIIDIDECLVAIPMEQGIKILCEKSFNEPEESLLENAKIIADEIESYAKTYSPDAILIAGPGFFKQDVAKLLSKKYKVYTDDVNSPGRTGLNEVMKRDLIDQLIRDYEISEGTKAMDKFMEMLAKGSRNIAYGKEEVRKAAEIGAIDTVLVLAELIIGQENDYPTILNEVSEKGGKVILVPRDSPSYYQVKNMGGIVALLRFPI from the coding sequence GTGAGGATATTAGAATTTAATGAGAAACAAGACTCTTTAACGATACATGTAGAAAATGAGGATGATCTTTGGCTTCTCTATACCATGCTCAAGAAAGACGATGAAGTGGTTGCGAAAACTCTCAGGGACGTGAGCATAGGTGATAACAGTAGAAGGGTTCCTATGATAATTAGGCTGAAAGTTGAAAGAAAGGAGTTCCAGGAATTCACCACTAGACTTAGAATTCACGGAATAGTACTGGACGCTCCTGAAAGGTATAGCGTGAAAGGTTCGCATCATACAATAAATTTAGATATAGGCGATGATATAACAATTATAAGAAAATGGGAAAAATATGACTTAGATAAAATATATAAGCATGCTCAGAAAAAATCTAGAATTCTGATATCAATAATAGATATTGATGAATGTTTGGTGGCTATACCTATGGAACAAGGTATTAAGATCCTGTGTGAGAAGAGCTTTAACGAACCTGAAGAGAGCCTTCTGGAGAACGCTAAGATTATTGCAGATGAGATAGAATCTTATGCTAAAACTTATTCGCCTGATGCGATCTTAATCGCAGGACCGGGCTTCTTTAAACAGGATGTGGCTAAGCTACTTTCAAAGAAGTATAAGGTATATACTGACGATGTGAATTCCCCTGGCAGAACTGGATTAAATGAGGTAATGAAGAGAGATTTGATAGACCAACTAATAAGGGATTACGAGATATCTGAAGGAACAAAGGCTATGGATAAGTTTATGGAAATGCTAGCTAAAGGGTCTAGAAATATAGCTTACGGTAAGGAAGAGGTGAGGAAAGCCGCCGAAATTGGAGCCATCGATACAGTATTAGTACTTGCAGAACTTATAATAGGGCAAGAAAACGACTATCCAACTATATTAAATGAGGTATCGGAAAAGGGAGGGAAAGTGATTTTGGTGCCTAGGGATTCCCCTTCTTACTATCAAGTAAAGAACATGGGCGGTATTGTGGCCTTACTTAGATTTCCAATCTAA
- a CDS encoding radical SAM protein, which translates to MTISGNPEITLYNNPLPKGCELCRLGSKLVVFISGECGDSCYYCPVSSERFNKNKMFANEAEVSNLMDYIYEAYRMGALGAGITGGDPILAIDKVTSLIRIFKNEFGEKFHVHLYTSGRYATNDALRELSEVGLDEIRFHPLKVEYREALKKAMKYDMDVGIEIPSIPGEEEKILELIKWAEKEGVKFVNLNELELNERNFFQLNSRGMNVSHGITGVKGSFETAKKVIEEFKESRITVHYCSSVYKDVVETRTRFLRTIRVSAKPYEDFTGEGTLIRAIVRTNQNLDILYGEKIGDNVYSVFPGITDELVKKLDIDELKIVEEHPDSRRLKVSEKVLKSNFEP; encoded by the coding sequence TTGACGATTTCAGGAAACCCCGAGATAACGTTGTATAACAATCCCTTACCGAAGGGCTGCGAACTTTGCAGGTTAGGCTCTAAGTTGGTAGTATTTATATCAGGAGAGTGTGGAGACTCTTGTTATTATTGCCCAGTGAGCTCAGAGAGATTTAATAAGAATAAGATGTTTGCGAATGAAGCTGAAGTGAGTAATCTTATGGATTACATATATGAAGCTTATCGAATGGGAGCTCTAGGGGCTGGAATAACAGGAGGCGATCCAATATTAGCCATTGACAAGGTAACATCACTTATTCGAATCTTTAAGAATGAGTTTGGAGAAAAATTTCATGTCCATTTATACACCTCTGGGCGTTACGCTACTAATGATGCATTAAGAGAGCTAAGCGAAGTTGGGCTAGATGAAATTAGGTTCCACCCTTTAAAGGTGGAATATAGAGAAGCCTTGAAGAAAGCCATGAAATACGACATGGACGTAGGCATTGAAATCCCTTCGATACCAGGAGAGGAGGAAAAGATATTGGAGCTAATAAAATGGGCTGAAAAGGAAGGCGTGAAATTTGTAAATTTAAATGAGCTAGAACTTAATGAAAGGAATTTCTTTCAATTAAATTCAAGGGGAATGAACGTTTCCCATGGGATAACCGGTGTTAAGGGGAGCTTTGAGACTGCGAAGAAGGTTATTGAGGAATTTAAAGAGTCACGAATCACAGTGCATTACTGCAGTTCCGTGTATAAAGACGTAGTTGAAACTAGGACAAGGTTCTTACGTACAATACGAGTATCAGCTAAACCTTACGAGGATTTCACCGGAGAGGGTACTTTGATAAGAGCTATAGTTAGGACAAATCAAAATCTAGACATACTTTACGGCGAGAAAATAGGCGATAACGTATATTCTGTCTTTCCAGGTATTACAGATGAGCTGGTGAAAAAGCTTGATATAGACGAACTGAAGATAGTCGAAGAACACCCAGACAGTAGAAGGTTGAAGGTTTCAGAGAAGGTGTTAAAGTCCAATTTCGAGCCATAG
- a CDS encoding DUF1122 family protein: MISGNIGKFKISSSEPKRTHIRELFYFVLFANGREVAKVSYFTGREYYPPWIELDYDPWLRREGVEPELFKLLFEILDCNGKLFVTYDKDKDTERLILRGYSPVETPLGISMLNAGFTWFKVWYIPEGGNEGSAKIQGNKSCRYQDSVSQLKELLDDVKTPEVREIILKKLDDFRKPRDNVV, from the coding sequence ATGATTAGTGGAAATATAGGCAAGTTTAAGATTTCTAGCTCGGAACCTAAAAGAACCCATATAAGGGAGCTTTTCTACTTCGTACTCTTCGCTAATGGAAGGGAGGTCGCCAAGGTGTCCTACTTTACGGGCAGGGAATATTACCCACCTTGGATTGAGCTAGATTATGATCCTTGGTTAAGGAGAGAAGGAGTTGAGCCCGAACTTTTCAAACTATTATTTGAAATACTCGACTGCAACGGGAAACTGTTTGTCACTTATGATAAAGACAAGGATACAGAGAGGTTGATTTTAAGAGGCTATTCTCCTGTGGAGACACCCTTAGGTATTTCTATGCTTAACGCAGGCTTCACATGGTTTAAGGTATGGTATATACCGGAGGGAGGAAATGAAGGTTCTGCTAAGATACAAGGCAACAAGTCATGCAGGTACCAGGACTCTGTTAGCCAGCTTAAAGAACTCTTAGATGACGTTAAAACTCCAGAAGTAAGAGAAATAATACTGAAAAAACTTGACGATTTCAGGAAACCCCGAGATAACGTTGTATAA
- a CDS encoding site-2 protease family protein, with protein MISVEIIAFIAIFIVAWILLYVSRRRLERFGVSVPIPFFVMYKSKVRDVWFPSISMSKAYRYYERAAVVLSIISMIGGIVLIFYIISEFIIPHPPSEKPALSLTPIIPGITISLSQTPFLLLALGISVALHEIMHALSATSNGIKVRNGGILLLGIFPGAFVEPDEESFNSSALSKKVKVIAAGIALNLILAAIFFPITYFFPNLVSQGILIESVVKDSAAYNSSLTSGDIIKAVDGTSVNNPYQLGNFLQKYRTNTYTILLPNGTEREVTISAPSHFLGVYVTYYIPSIWLDIYTFVFWMFTINFSLALFNGAPLIITDGGKIFTELLKRIMGTNGEKISLYFQALLILTFVYSILLSNHLLG; from the coding sequence ATGATAAGCGTAGAAATTATAGCGTTCATAGCCATCTTCATAGTAGCATGGATATTACTTTATGTATCAAGAAGAAGACTCGAAAGGTTCGGCGTGAGCGTGCCTATTCCTTTCTTTGTTATGTATAAATCTAAGGTTAGAGACGTATGGTTTCCTTCAATATCGATGAGCAAAGCTTACAGATATTATGAGAGAGCAGCGGTTGTTCTTTCTATAATATCCATGATAGGAGGAATAGTGCTGATTTTCTACATAATCTCAGAATTCATAATACCACATCCACCATCCGAGAAACCAGCACTTTCGCTTACTCCCATAATACCAGGGATAACAATATCGTTATCTCAGACTCCTTTCCTCCTTTTGGCCCTTGGAATATCTGTAGCATTGCATGAAATAATGCATGCACTTTCCGCAACTTCAAACGGGATAAAGGTAAGAAATGGCGGCATTCTACTGTTGGGCATATTCCCTGGAGCTTTCGTTGAGCCTGACGAGGAAAGCTTCAATTCAAGCGCTTTATCCAAAAAGGTTAAAGTAATAGCTGCAGGCATAGCTCTAAACCTTATATTGGCAGCTATATTCTTCCCCATCACCTACTTTTTCCCTAACTTGGTATCTCAAGGTATATTAATAGAGAGTGTTGTAAAAGACTCTGCTGCCTATAACTCCTCCCTCACTTCAGGAGATATAATAAAGGCAGTTGATGGGACTTCAGTAAATAATCCTTATCAGTTAGGAAATTTTCTACAGAAATATCGGACAAATACTTACACCATACTTCTGCCTAACGGAACAGAAAGAGAGGTAACAATATCTGCTCCTTCCCATTTTCTAGGAGTTTATGTAACTTACTATATTCCATCAATTTGGCTTGACATTTATACGTTCGTCTTCTGGATGTTTACGATCAACTTTAGTCTCGCCTTGTTTAATGGAGCTCCTTTAATAATAACAGACGGAGGTAAAATATTTACGGAACTACTTAAGAGAATAATGGGAACCAATGGAGAAAAAATCTCTCTCTACTTCCAAGCATTGTTGATATTAACTTTCGTATACTCCATCCTGCTATCTAATCATCTTCTTGGATGA
- the lysS gene encoding lysine--tRNA ligase: MKWDERRVEIVRELKEKGINPYPHKFTFTNTIQELRDIGKEKGNPSSHDPFIFNISTVGRIANIRRHGKAAFVDIFDEGERLQLYLRVNELGDRYEWFMKYIGRGDLIGVKGDLFYTMKGELSLMVKDFELLSKALIEPPDWTTLTPEFRYAHRYVDFLYNDKARSAMEIRFSMEKEIRQFLYSKGFIEVETPIVQPVYGGALAKPFKTHVNYLEEDWFLRIALELYLKRFIVGGFDKVFEIGKVFRNEDIDVTHNPEFSLLELYWAYADYNDIMNLTEELIREVFKKILSTNVIKYNGNEIKLDSPFKRISMHDSLSEALGENIDSLSNDELKNLLKKNQLKPRGCHYVRGLMIEKLFDKLVSPNLIQPTFITDHPLETTPLCKPHREKPGLVERFELYIAGMEIANAYTELNDPILQDQLFKEEQEMFKRGDQEAHPYDKDFIRALSYGMPPTGGLGIGIDRLAMLATDNISIKEVIPFPMISSKLIQEDD; encoded by the coding sequence ATGAAGTGGGACGAAAGAAGGGTAGAAATAGTTCGTGAGCTTAAAGAAAAGGGAATAAATCCTTATCCTCATAAGTTCACATTTACCAATACAATTCAGGAGCTTAGAGATATAGGAAAAGAGAAAGGTAATCCATCTTCTCATGATCCCTTTATATTTAACATTTCAACGGTAGGGCGCATAGCTAATATAAGAAGACATGGAAAAGCGGCCTTCGTGGACATATTTGATGAAGGAGAGAGATTACAGCTGTATTTAAGGGTGAATGAGCTTGGGGATCGCTACGAATGGTTCATGAAATACATAGGTAGAGGAGACTTAATAGGAGTAAAGGGTGACTTGTTCTATACCATGAAAGGGGAGCTCTCACTTATGGTAAAGGACTTTGAGCTCCTAAGTAAGGCATTGATAGAGCCCCCAGATTGGACCACCCTTACACCCGAGTTTAGGTACGCCCATAGGTATGTTGATTTCCTTTACAATGATAAAGCTAGGAGTGCAATGGAAATTAGATTTTCAATGGAGAAAGAGATCAGGCAGTTCCTTTACTCTAAAGGTTTCATAGAAGTAGAGACGCCCATTGTGCAGCCAGTTTACGGTGGTGCTCTAGCTAAACCTTTCAAGACTCATGTAAACTATTTAGAGGAAGATTGGTTTCTTAGGATAGCATTAGAGCTTTACTTGAAGAGGTTTATAGTGGGCGGTTTCGATAAAGTATTTGAAATAGGTAAGGTATTCAGGAACGAGGATATAGACGTTACCCATAATCCTGAATTTAGTCTTTTAGAACTCTACTGGGCCTATGCTGACTATAACGACATAATGAACCTAACTGAGGAATTAATAAGAGAAGTATTCAAGAAGATCCTATCTACTAATGTAATAAAATATAATGGAAACGAAATTAAACTTGATTCACCTTTTAAGAGAATTTCGATGCATGACTCACTTTCCGAAGCTTTAGGGGAGAATATAGATTCACTATCTAACGATGAACTAAAAAACTTGTTAAAGAAGAACCAGCTAAAGCCAAGGGGTTGTCATTATGTAAGAGGATTAATGATAGAGAAGCTGTTCGATAAACTGGTTTCACCTAACTTAATCCAACCTACGTTTATTACAGATCACCCTCTAGAAACTACTCCCTTATGCAAGCCCCATAGGGAAAAGCCCGGTCTAGTAGAAAGGTTCGAATTGTATATAGCAGGAATGGAAATAGCAAACGCTTACACGGAGCTTAATGATCCGATATTACAAGACCAATTGTTTAAAGAAGAGCAAGAAATGTTTAAGAGAGGAGACCAAGAAGCCCATCCTTACGATAAGGACTTCATAAGGGCTTTAAGTTATGGAATGCCCCCAACTGGCGGTTTAGGGATAGGAATAGATAGGCTTGCTATGCTTGCTACAGACAATATAAGCATAAAGGAAGTAATACCATTTCCAATGATTAGCTCCAAGCTCATCCAAGAAGATGATTAG
- the rpl7ae gene encoding 50S ribosomal protein L7Ae, whose protein sequence is MSKPSYVKFEVPQELGDKALEAVRKAKESGKIKKGTNEATKAIERGLAKLVVVAEDVQPEEIVAHLPLLCEEKKIPYVYVSSKKSLGEAAGLQVGSAAVAIVDPGEGKDVLDEVIKRVNELRGKS, encoded by the coding sequence ATGTCTAAACCTTCATATGTAAAATTTGAAGTCCCCCAAGAATTAGGGGATAAAGCTCTAGAAGCAGTAAGAAAGGCAAAAGAATCAGGAAAAATAAAGAAAGGTACAAACGAGGCTACTAAGGCAATTGAAAGAGGACTTGCAAAGCTGGTGGTAGTTGCTGAGGATGTACAGCCTGAAGAGATAGTAGCACACCTACCTCTTCTATGCGAAGAGAAGAAGATACCATACGTGTACGTAAGTTCAAAGAAATCATTAGGTGAAGCTGCAGGTCTTCAGGTTGGTTCTGCCGCAGTAGCCATAGTAGATCCAGGCGAGGGTAAAGACGTTCTTGACGAAGTAATAAAGAGAGTAAATGAACTAAGAGGAAAGAGCTAA
- a CDS encoding glutamate--tRNA ligase, producing the protein MDQIRELARKYALANAFAHGGKAQVGSVISKILAEMPDLRSKAKEIIPIINEVVTQINSMTFDQQKQEIEAKFPQLLERKKDDEAKEKKLPPLPNVSKKVVTRFAPNPDGPLHLGNSRAAIISYEYASMYNGDFILRFDDTDPKVKKPLKEAYNWIKEDLKWLGISWKEEFAASSRFERYYEVAEIMIQKGYAYVDTCDKDTFLKFTSKKNGEPPCLHRSSDPNENLGLWRKMLKGEYDEGKAVLRIKTDLDDPDPSQRDWVMFRIIDTKRSPHPLTGDKYRVFPTYNFANSVDDHDKGVTHVFRAKEHMSNSLKQKWVFDYMGWEFPTVMEFGRLKLEGFMMSKSKIKEILEKGVTRDDPRLSTLAGLRRRGILPETVREIIIEVGLKVSDATISFENIAAINRKKLDKTARRLMYVPENKAKTMKITGDNMPQCIKARIPYNFSNPSDYREVEVCKGDIIMVDSDDAKEGSYLRLMELCNVKVQGNELIFDSKTLEEGKVKKASIVQWVKQSDSYPVVLKKYNGNDETIEKGYGELSVSSLKVNDIVQFFRYGFVRVDEVSNGLIVAIYSHD; encoded by the coding sequence ATGGATCAAATAAGAGAACTTGCTAGAAAATATGCACTAGCTAATGCTTTCGCTCATGGCGGGAAAGCCCAAGTTGGGTCGGTAATAAGCAAAATACTTGCTGAGATGCCTGACCTAAGAAGTAAAGCAAAGGAGATAATTCCTATAATAAATGAGGTAGTAACTCAGATAAATTCTATGACTTTTGATCAACAGAAACAAGAAATTGAAGCAAAATTTCCTCAACTTCTTGAGAGGAAAAAAGACGATGAGGCTAAGGAGAAGAAATTACCACCTTTACCTAACGTTAGTAAAAAGGTAGTGACAAGATTCGCTCCTAATCCAGACGGTCCTTTGCATTTAGGTAATTCAAGGGCAGCAATTATATCCTATGAATACGCTTCAATGTATAATGGTGACTTCATACTTAGGTTTGACGATACTGATCCTAAAGTCAAGAAACCACTGAAAGAAGCCTATAATTGGATAAAGGAAGATCTAAAGTGGTTAGGTATTTCATGGAAGGAAGAGTTTGCCGCTTCATCTAGGTTTGAAAGATACTATGAAGTGGCTGAGATCATGATTCAAAAGGGATACGCATACGTGGATACTTGTGATAAGGACACTTTTCTGAAATTTACCAGCAAAAAGAATGGCGAACCTCCATGCTTACATAGGAGTTCGGATCCAAATGAAAACCTGGGTTTATGGAGGAAGATGCTCAAAGGAGAATACGATGAAGGAAAGGCTGTACTTAGGATAAAGACAGACCTAGACGATCCAGATCCTTCTCAAAGGGACTGGGTTATGTTTAGAATTATCGACACCAAGAGATCCCCTCATCCACTTACTGGAGATAAATACAGAGTTTTCCCTACATATAATTTTGCCAATTCGGTAGACGATCATGATAAAGGAGTCACTCATGTATTTCGAGCAAAGGAGCATATGTCGAATTCGTTGAAGCAGAAGTGGGTCTTTGATTACATGGGATGGGAGTTCCCCACAGTTATGGAATTCGGCAGACTCAAGCTAGAGGGATTCATGATGAGCAAATCTAAGATAAAAGAAATACTTGAGAAAGGCGTGACCAGAGACGATCCTAGGTTATCCACGTTAGCTGGACTAAGGAGGAGAGGAATACTGCCTGAAACCGTCAGGGAGATCATAATAGAAGTTGGCCTTAAGGTCTCTGACGCTACGATAAGCTTTGAGAATATAGCTGCAATTAATAGGAAAAAGTTGGACAAAACTGCAAGGAGGTTAATGTACGTTCCAGAAAATAAGGCGAAGACAATGAAAATTACAGGAGATAATATGCCCCAATGCATTAAGGCTAGAATACCGTATAACTTCTCTAATCCATCGGATTACAGAGAAGTGGAGGTATGTAAGGGTGACATAATAATGGTTGATTCAGACGATGCAAAAGAAGGATCTTACCTTAGGTTGATGGAGTTATGTAACGTTAAAGTTCAAGGTAATGAACTAATCTTTGATAGCAAAACCCTTGAAGAAGGAAAGGTAAAGAAAGCTTCTATAGTCCAGTGGGTAAAGCAATCCGATAGTTATCCTGTTGTCTTAAAGAAATACAACGGCAATGATGAAACTATTGAGAAAGGTTACGGCGAATTGTCAGTATCTTCCCTTAAGGTAAACGATATAGTACAATTCTTCAGGTACGGTTTCGTAAGGGTAGACGAAGTAAGTAACGGATTAATCGTAGCTATCTATTCCCATGATTGA
- a CDS encoding phosphoglycolate phosphatase — MNNNVVILLDLDGTLTLDRNTYSLDLEAISEIRNIQKLGVRVFIVTGNSYPVSRGLATYLGLDGVVAENGCVIYFDEEESLCKEIDSNLVLEFERKFNLKGSWQNRYRRYDFGFYPPDLKDDMISWANYRGLYLKTSGYALHLSYNDKGKEVGVNRLLSLLGVDRKNVIAIGDSLTDIDMMKLAAIKVAVSNADEELKAIANVVTKGSSGEGVKEYISSLANALHGSNKRTC; from the coding sequence TTGAACAATAACGTTGTCATTCTTCTTGATCTGGATGGAACGTTAACTCTGGATAGAAATACCTATTCTCTTGACCTAGAAGCAATTTCGGAAATAAGGAATATTCAAAAGTTAGGTGTAAGAGTATTTATAGTAACTGGAAATTCTTACCCTGTATCAAGGGGGCTGGCTACTTACTTAGGTTTGGATGGAGTTGTTGCAGAAAATGGTTGTGTGATTTACTTTGATGAGGAGGAATCTCTTTGTAAAGAAATAGACTCAAATTTAGTTTTAGAGTTTGAGAGAAAATTTAACCTAAAGGGAAGTTGGCAAAATCGGTACAGAAGGTATGACTTCGGTTTCTATCCTCCGGATTTAAAAGACGATATGATATCGTGGGCCAATTATCGAGGACTTTACTTGAAGACCAGTGGATACGCTCTTCATTTAAGTTACAATGATAAAGGTAAAGAAGTGGGCGTAAATAGGCTCTTAAGTTTGCTAGGAGTGGATAGGAAAAACGTAATTGCAATAGGAGACTCATTAACTGATATTGACATGATGAAGCTGGCAGCTATCAAGGTTGCAGTTTCCAACGCAGACGAAGAGTTAAAGGCAATTGCTAACGTTGTAACCAAAGGAAGTAGCGGAGAAGGTGTAAAAGAATATATTTCGAGTTTAGCCAATGCATTGCATGGATCAAATAAGAGAACTTGCTAG
- a CDS encoding HD domain-containing protein → MKRIFDDLHGYVSLNDLEVMILDHPLLQRLRRIKQTSLAFMVYPGAVNTRFSHTLGTLHITTILGGILEEKGILTHEETRKLRIASLLHDVGQFPFSHSIGGFFMSKNFSNSDFGDMLISSTDLKDILNNGGYPYREIKDILWGESPLRPIIDSDVDVDRMDYLLRDSKYSGVQLGNIDLQRLMDSVSYEQGKVDISEKGLYSAENFFIARLHMYQAVYYHKTILGYELLARKIYSDMIDECDVPGSPSELREIVESGNIFMWDDEWFHSRLYGCYYTTSNDVLKQKIWNLINRRGPKMVYDEPFSAANKYSLHSVLEKLESSNIPRSSIYPIEENISIIDKTRINFVKANGGKVAVDDVGFLLKSVPSRLSINRIYVDAPYSSRAREVIP, encoded by the coding sequence ATGAAAAGGATTTTCGATGATCTACACGGTTATGTTTCACTTAACGACTTAGAAGTAATGATATTAGATCACCCTCTGTTACAGAGGTTAAGAAGGATAAAGCAAACGAGTTTAGCATTCATGGTGTATCCAGGGGCAGTAAATACCAGATTTAGCCATACATTAGGGACACTACATATAACCACGATTTTAGGAGGCATCTTAGAAGAAAAGGGTATATTAACGCATGAAGAAACAAGAAAGTTGAGAATTGCGTCACTGCTTCACGACGTAGGGCAGTTCCCTTTTTCACATTCAATTGGAGGATTTTTTATGTCAAAGAATTTTTCAAATTCAGACTTTGGAGATATGTTAATATCATCTACAGATCTAAAGGACATATTGAATAATGGTGGCTATCCTTATCGAGAAATAAAGGATATTCTCTGGGGAGAAAGTCCGCTTAGGCCTATTATAGATAGTGACGTTGATGTTGATAGAATGGACTATCTTTTAAGAGATTCTAAGTATAGCGGCGTACAACTAGGGAATATAGACCTACAAAGGTTAATGGATAGTGTTTCCTATGAACAAGGTAAGGTAGATATCTCAGAAAAGGGTCTTTATAGTGCAGAGAACTTCTTCATTGCCAGACTTCATATGTACCAAGCGGTATATTATCATAAGACAATTCTGGGTTATGAACTTCTTGCCAGGAAGATATATTCGGATATGATAGATGAATGTGACGTTCCAGGCTCACCTTCAGAACTTAGAGAAATTGTTGAGTCTGGAAACATCTTTATGTGGGATGATGAGTGGTTCCATTCCAGACTTTACGGCTGCTATTATACTACAAGTAATGATGTCCTAAAGCAGAAAATATGGAACTTAATAAATAGAAGAGGACCGAAAATGGTGTATGACGAACCTTTCTCTGCGGCGAATAAATATTCTCTGCATTCAGTTCTGGAAAAATTAGAATCATCAAACATACCCAGATCATCAATATATCCCATAGAAGAAAACATTTCAATTATAGACAAGACTAGAATTAACTTCGTGAAAGCTAACGGTGGTAAGGTAGCAGTTGACGACGTCGGATTTCTGCTTAAATCCGTTCCGTCTCGTCTCTCAATAAATCGTATATACGTTGACGCACCTTACTCTAGCAGAGCGAGGGAAGTTATACCTTGA
- a CDS encoding DUF1512 domain-containing protein, which translates to MSILIALASSSGISSNSYTFLDTLLFVGIFLFYMILALPGPGTKISMMFLSRGIEAQLAQIENYLKDSKKKMHDVLSSKGVQKPEEVIDRISEIFTIDPVSVEPTDIIGRMRLMMRTTEDKIRDIMELAVPNIDPVTRSKLEVSAEVVNSLNMIHKVIRHYLISAKKTNSVFILYQLQMVVPQLVKISEAYSKAMSTFMKGIPVGDSLGPLVAANLLMNSQNKWNPSRDTIAGEVEFEGRKLIVVKAEGPMATVGRPGEAVANVVEEYKGNIKRIITVDAALKLEGEETGSVAEGTGVAMGDPGPEKIAIERIAVKYGIPIDALIVKMGMEEAITEMRKSVYDASSRIMQMLKRIIQERTHPGDIVVVVGVGNTSGVAQ; encoded by the coding sequence ATGAGCATTTTAATAGCTTTAGCCTCCTCTAGCGGTATATCTTCGAATTCTTACACTTTCCTAGATACCCTATTGTTTGTAGGAATATTTCTATTTTACATGATACTCGCTCTTCCAGGTCCTGGTACAAAAATTAGCATGATGTTCCTTTCTAGAGGAATAGAGGCTCAACTAGCTCAAATTGAAAACTATCTAAAGGACTCCAAGAAAAAGATGCATGACGTACTCTCTTCTAAAGGAGTCCAGAAACCAGAGGAAGTTATAGATAGAATCTCGGAAATATTTACTATAGATCCAGTTTCAGTAGAACCCACAGATATCATAGGAAGGATGAGGTTGATGATGAGAACTACGGAAGACAAAATAAGGGATATAATGGAGTTAGCAGTTCCAAATATAGATCCAGTAACCAGGAGTAAATTGGAGGTTTCCGCGGAAGTAGTTAATTCGTTGAACATGATACACAAGGTAATTAGGCACTATCTCATTTCAGCAAAGAAGACAAATAGCGTTTTCATTCTCTATCAGTTGCAAATGGTCGTCCCTCAATTGGTGAAGATATCTGAGGCATATTCTAAGGCTATGAGCACATTTATGAAAGGCATACCGGTTGGGGATTCTTTGGGTCCTTTAGTTGCTGCTAACCTCCTAATGAATTCTCAAAATAAATGGAACCCAAGCAGGGATACCATTGCAGGAGAAGTGGAATTCGAGGGAAGGAAACTAATTGTAGTGAAAGCCGAAGGCCCTATGGCTACTGTGGGAAGACCGGGTGAGGCAGTGGCTAACGTAGTTGAAGAGTACAAAGGTAACATAAAGAGGATAATAACCGTAGATGCCGCATTGAAGTTAGAAGGCGAGGAAACAGGGAGTGTAGCGGAGGGAACCGGAGTTGCGATGGGAGACCCAGGTCCTGAGAAAATAGCTATAGAGAGAATAGCCGTAAAGTACGGTATTCCTATAGACGCGTTAATAGTTAAAATGGGAATGGAGGAAGCTATAACTGAAATGAGGAAATCCGTTTATGATGCGTCGTCGAGAATAATGCAAATGTTGAAGAGAATAATACAGGAAAGAACTCATCCAGGAGATATAGTAGTAGTAGTAGGAGTAGGAAACACTTCTGGGGTGGCTCAGTAA